In Salinigranum marinum, one DNA window encodes the following:
- a CDS encoding DUF5367 family protein, with the protein MAPLLTREAVIGSRTQAASLVGVGIGVWLLATVGLRVAGQFLLPPDDPGRVAFVFVATVPLMAMVAFAVYSLLDVAPERRLTAATLLVLPGMVLDAVVVSAFGTVFPDMATATGSTLGGLLLLAYASVLLTGIVPLSYVSEESGESADRPSERTTDGSAEHAGGNGVGED; encoded by the coding sequence ATGGCTCCCCTTCTCACGCGCGAGGCGGTGATCGGCTCGCGCACACAGGCCGCGTCGCTCGTCGGCGTCGGGATCGGGGTCTGGCTCCTCGCGACCGTCGGCCTCCGGGTCGCCGGGCAGTTTCTGCTCCCGCCCGACGACCCGGGGCGCGTCGCGTTCGTCTTCGTCGCCACGGTCCCGCTGATGGCGATGGTCGCGTTCGCCGTCTACTCGCTGCTCGACGTCGCCCCGGAGCGCCGGCTCACCGCCGCGACGCTGCTCGTCCTCCCCGGGATGGTGCTCGACGCGGTCGTCGTGTCGGCGTTCGGGACCGTTTTTCCCGACATGGCGACGGCGACCGGGTCGACACTCGGCGGACTGCTGCTGCTCGCGTACGCCTCCGTCCTGCTCACCGGCATCGTCCCCCTGAGCTACGTGAGCGAGGAGTCGGGCGAGTCCGCGGACCGACCGAGCGAGCGAACGACGGACGGATCGGCAGAGCACGCCGGCGGCAACGGGGTCGGCGAGGACTGA
- a CDS encoding ferredoxin--nitrite reductase → MPTDVENWKSEVYGNEIREHLFRFAEEGWGAIPEDEHDAWFERFKWWGLYHQRNGQESFFMMRIGTPNGVLKPGQTEVVAEIADEYAEGPAENPIFGNGWVDWTTRQSIQLHWIKLEDVPEIFEKLESVGLSTQQACGDSWRNIVGCPVAGKDKHEHVDALPVAEGLHETYKGHDEHSNLPRKWKVAVTGCREGCGQGDINDLAFEPATKEIDDERVRGFNVNVGGGLARNEPRLARELDAFVTPEEAVEVGGAISALFRDYGNREDRYSARMKFLVDEMGAEEIRETLQEEYVDFELRTAGEDLRESYSYNAGHATGGHSDHVGVHEQRDGNYYVGLNVLVGRMATPDTRELARVAEEYGSGEVRVTQRQNVIITDVPESELDALLEEPLLDTYSPDPNPFMRGSIACTGTEFCSLSIVETKNRQVRYARWLKENVDLPAGVEDFHVHLSGCTASCAQPQIADVSLRGMKTRKDGEAVEALDVGLGGGLGENPRFTQWVKQRVPVDEVPGAIRSLLANFEANRNEGETFREFVERHEDDEEYLASLVEPEETDYDDPMMHNTKMTWYPYAAEDDLDASPAPTDRDGEPLPADD, encoded by the coding sequence ATGCCGACGGACGTCGAAAACTGGAAATCCGAGGTTTACGGCAACGAGATCAGGGAGCACCTCTTCCGCTTCGCCGAGGAGGGGTGGGGCGCGATCCCCGAGGACGAACACGACGCGTGGTTCGAGCGCTTCAAGTGGTGGGGGCTGTACCACCAGCGCAACGGCCAGGAGTCGTTTTTCATGATGCGCATCGGGACGCCCAACGGCGTCCTGAAGCCGGGCCAGACGGAAGTGGTCGCCGAGATCGCCGACGAGTACGCGGAAGGTCCCGCGGAGAACCCGATCTTCGGCAACGGCTGGGTCGACTGGACGACGCGGCAGTCGATCCAGCTCCACTGGATCAAACTCGAGGACGTCCCCGAGATCTTCGAGAAGCTCGAATCCGTGGGGCTGTCGACACAACAGGCCTGCGGCGACTCCTGGCGGAACATCGTCGGCTGTCCGGTCGCCGGCAAGGACAAACACGAACACGTCGACGCCCTGCCCGTCGCCGAGGGGCTGCACGAGACGTACAAGGGCCACGACGAGCACTCGAACCTCCCGCGGAAGTGGAAGGTCGCCGTGACGGGCTGCCGCGAGGGCTGTGGCCAGGGCGACATCAACGATCTGGCGTTCGAGCCGGCGACGAAGGAGATCGACGACGAGCGGGTGCGTGGGTTCAACGTCAACGTCGGCGGCGGCCTGGCCCGGAACGAGCCACGACTCGCGCGGGAGCTAGACGCGTTCGTCACGCCCGAGGAGGCCGTCGAGGTCGGCGGCGCGATCTCGGCGCTGTTCCGCGACTACGGCAACCGCGAGGACCGCTACAGCGCCCGGATGAAGTTCCTCGTCGACGAGATGGGGGCCGAGGAGATCCGCGAGACGCTCCAGGAGGAGTACGTCGACTTCGAGCTCCGCACGGCGGGCGAAGACCTCCGCGAGAGCTACTCGTACAACGCCGGCCACGCGACGGGCGGTCACTCCGACCACGTCGGTGTCCACGAACAGCGTGACGGGAACTACTACGTCGGCCTGAACGTGCTCGTCGGCCGCATGGCCACCCCGGACACGCGCGAGTTGGCCCGCGTCGCCGAGGAGTACGGCTCCGGTGAGGTGCGCGTCACGCAGCGACAGAACGTCATCATCACCGACGTTCCCGAGTCCGAGCTCGACGCGCTCCTCGAAGAGCCGCTCCTCGACACTTACTCGCCCGACCCGAACCCGTTCATGCGCGGCTCGATCGCCTGCACGGGCACCGAGTTCTGCTCGCTCTCGATCGTCGAGACGAAGAACCGCCAGGTGCGCTACGCGCGCTGGCTGAAGGAGAACGTCGACCTCCCCGCGGGCGTCGAAGACTTCCACGTTCACCTGTCGGGCTGTACCGCGTCGTGTGCCCAGCCGCAGATCGCCGACGTCTCCCTGCGGGGGATGAAGACGCGGAAGGACGGCGAGGCGGTCGAGGCGCTCGACGTCGGGCTCGGCGGTGGCCTCGGCGAGAACCCGCGTTTCACCCAGTGGGTCAAACAGCGCGTCCCGGTCGACGAGGTCCCCGGCGCGATCCGGAGCCTGCTGGCGAACTTCGAGGCAAACAGGAACGAAGGCGAGACGTTCCGCGAGTTCGTCGAGCGCCACGAGGACGACGAGGAGTACCTCGCCTCGCTCGTCGAACCCGAAGAGACCGATTACGACGATCCGATGATGCACAACACGAAGATGACCTGGTATCCGTACGCCGCCGAGGACGATCTGGACGCCTCGCCGGCACCGACCGACCGCGACGGCGAACCGCTCCCGGCCGACGACTGA